The Kitasatospora albolonga nucleotide sequence CCCGAGAGGTCGACGGGCCCCGTCTCGGCGTCCGTGAGCTGCCGGAGCAGGTACTCGTCGGCGGCGTCCCAGGCCCGGAAGGGGTCGCGGGGGTGCTCGGGGAAGCGGGCGAGCTCGAAAGTGCCCTGTGAGGTCGTCAAACGGTTCATATGTCACTCAGGCTAACCGAGGGGCCGGGGGCGCCCCACACGCTCCCCGGCCCCTCGGCCCCATCACCCCGGGGGCCCGGCCGGCCGGGCCCCCGGGCGGGCCTTCCCCGGTGAGGCGGGCGCCATGGCCGGTTCAGCCGTGTGCCGTGGTTCAGCCATGGGCCCTGGTTCAGGGCAGCTGTTTGTCGAGGGCGGAACGCCCCTCCTCGGCCAGCTTGCGACGCGCCCATTCCAGGGTCTGCGGATTCAGGTCCCGCCCGGAGGCGAGCACCACGTCCTCCGGGCTCGGCCGGTCGCTCGCGCCCGTGTGCAGCAGCCGGTCGGGGGTGACGCCCCGCACCTCGGGCGCGGCCTCGGATACGGATTCGGGGTCTTCGCTCATGCCGCTCCTCCTCGTCCTTGCGGCAATTCTCGCGCCGTACGGGCCGGGCCGCATCCGAGAGGTCCGGCCACCCGGGAGAGTGAAGCGGGCCCGGGACGCCGAGTGCGTCGTCGGCTTCCACCACTTCGGGCCCTGCGCGACTGGGCCGCCGGGCAGCCGCCCGGCCGCGCCCCATATTGACCTGCACATGATAGGTACACAGCGTTCACACCCGGGCCACGGTCCGTGTGCGACGCTCCCGGTACCACCCACCGCACGGCACCCCGACGAGCGCCCCCACCCAGGGCGGGCGCCGTGGTGCCCGCGTTCCGAGAGGACACCCCACATGTCCCGTCGCCATCAGGTCTACGCGCGTCCGCTTCTGGCCACCGCCGCCGCCGTCGCCCTCCTCGCGGGCACCGCGGCGGCGGCCCCCGCCGACACCCCGCCCGACCGCCCCACCGCCCTCGCCGCCGCACTCGACGACACGTACTACCGGGACGCCCTCGGCAAGACCGGCGCCGAGCTCAAGGCCGCCCTGCACACGATCATCAGCGACCAGACCAAGCTCTCCTACAGCCAGGTGTGGGACGCCCTCAAGGCCACCGACGAGGACCCCGCCAACCCCTCGAACGTGATCCTGCTCTACACCGGGCGCTCCCAGTCCAAGAACGACAACGGCGGCAACGCCGACCAGTGGAACCGCGAGCACGTCTGGGCCAAGTCGCACGGCGGCTTCGCTACGGCCACGGGCCCGGGCACCGACATCCACCATCTGCGCCCCGAGGACGTCTCGGTCAACTCCGCCCGCGGCAACAAGGACTTCGACAACGGCGGCAGCCAACTGGGCGAGGCGCCCGGCAACTACACCGACGGCGACTCCTTCGAACCGCGCGACGCGGTCAAGGGGGACGTCGCCCGCATGATCCTCTACATGGCGGTGCGCTACGAGGGCAACGACTCCTTCGCCGACCTCGAACCCAACGACCGGGTGAACAACGGCTCGGCCCCGAAGATGGGCAGGCTGTCCGTGCTGAAGCAGTGGAACGAGCAGGACCCGCCGGACGCCTTCGAGAAGCGGCGTAACGACGTCATATTCGAGCGGTTCCAGCACAACCGGAACCCGTTCATCGACCACCCCGAGTGGGTCGGGGCCATCTGGTAGCCCCGGCCCGGGTCAGTCCTCACCGGCCAGGGTCCTCGCACAGCCCGCCACGGCGGCCTCGCGGGTCGCGTAGCGCGGCAGGTCCTGGCCGGTGCCCTCCCGGACGATGTCCGGCGGGCCGAGCAGGTCGCGCGGGTCGACGACCGCGGCGCGCCGGCCGTCGGCGGAGAGCCGGCCGAGACCGATGTGCAGCATCCCCAGCGCGACCGAGTCGATGGCGGTCACGTCGTGCAGGTCCAGCACGACCGACCCCCTCCCGTCGGTCCCCGACTCGTCCAGCGCGTACAGCACGCGTTCGGCCGCCGTGAAGTCGATGGCCCCCTGCGCGGCGACCACGCCGACCTTCTCGTGCAGTTCCCGCTCGTGATCGGCCGAGGGCGCGGTGGGCAGGTCGTCGGCGGTGGTGACGAGGCTGACGGTGGAGCCGGGCAGCGCGGGGTTGAGCATCAGATGGAGCCCGTACCGCTCCGAGAGCGCCCGGAGCGCCGCCTGACCGCGCACCGAGTTGCCGGAGGTGTCCAGCGGCGGGCTGTAGGTGGCGAGGCCGAAGCGGGCCGGGCCGACCGCGATCAGCCCGCCGGAGACCCCGCTCTTGGCGGGCAGCCCGATGCGCAGCAGCCACTCCCCCGAACCGTCGTACATCCCGCAGGTGGCCATCACGGCGAGCACCCGGGCGGCGACCTCCGCCGGGACGACCTGCTCGCGGGTGACCGGGTTGACCCCGCCGTACGCGAGGGTCGCGGCCATCGTGGCGAGGTCGAGCGCGGTGACCCGTACCGCACACTGACGGAAGTACCGGTCCACCGCGAGCACCGGGTCGACGGGCATGGTGCCGGTGGAGCGGATCAGGTAGGCGAGCGCCCGGTTGCGGTCGCCGGTCATCGCCTCGGAGGTGAACACCTCCTCGTCCACGTCCAGTTCCCGCCCGGCGAAGCGGCCGAGGCAGTGCAGGACGCGGTCGAAGGCGGGTTCGCCGGGGGTGTCGGGGATCAGGGCGGTGGTGACGATGGCCCCGGCGTTGACCATCGCGTTGGCGGGGCGGCCGGTGCCGGGTTCGAGGCTGATGGCGTTGAACGCGTCGCCGCTCGGCTCGGCGCCCACCCACCGGCTCACCTCGTCCAGGCCGAGGACGGAGAGCGCGAGGGCGTAGATGAAGGGTTTGGAGACCGACTGGATGGTGAAGGGCACCTCGGCCTCGCCCGCGCTGTAGCGGTGGCCGTCCATGCTGACCAGGGCCAGCCCGAAGGCGTCCGGGTCGGCGAGGCCCAGCTGCGGGATGTAGTCGGCCGTACGGCCGCCGGGGACGTCGCCGAATTCGGCGCGCATCCTGTTGAGCGAGTCGGTCACCGCGTCGGTGGCACTCATCTGCGTCTCCTTCTCAGTCGCGCTCGGCCTGGGCGACCCGGGGGAAGGTCTTCACCCCGGCGGCCTCGCGGCTGTTGGCCTGGGCGGTGACCGTACGGTCCGGCGGGGCGTCCTCCACCCCGACGACGACCGTGTCGAGGACCTGGTCCTCCGCGTCGACGAACTCCACCTTCACGGCGTAGAAGGCCGGTTCGTCCGTGGGGTTGGTGACCCGGACGAGGGCGCTGCGGACCTCCTCCGAGGCGGTGA carries:
- a CDS encoding ribonuclease is translated as MSRRHQVYARPLLATAAAVALLAGTAAAAPADTPPDRPTALAAALDDTYYRDALGKTGAELKAALHTIISDQTKLSYSQVWDALKATDEDPANPSNVILLYTGRSQSKNDNGGNADQWNREHVWAKSHGGFATATGPGTDIHHLRPEDVSVNSARGNKDFDNGGSQLGEAPGNYTDGDSFEPRDAVKGDVARMILYMAVRYEGNDSFADLEPNDRVNNGSAPKMGRLSVLKQWNEQDPPDAFEKRRNDVIFERFQHNRNPFIDHPEWVGAIW
- a CDS encoding glutaminase A codes for the protein MSATDAVTDSLNRMRAEFGDVPGGRTADYIPQLGLADPDAFGLALVSMDGHRYSAGEAEVPFTIQSVSKPFIYALALSVLGLDEVSRWVGAEPSGDAFNAISLEPGTGRPANAMVNAGAIVTTALIPDTPGEPAFDRVLHCLGRFAGRELDVDEEVFTSEAMTGDRNRALAYLIRSTGTMPVDPVLAVDRYFRQCAVRVTALDLATMAATLAYGGVNPVTREQVVPAEVAARVLAVMATCGMYDGSGEWLLRIGLPAKSGVSGGLIAVGPARFGLATYSPPLDTSGNSVRGQAALRALSERYGLHLMLNPALPGSTVSLVTTADDLPTAPSADHERELHEKVGVVAAQGAIDFTAAERVLYALDESGTDGRGSVVLDLHDVTAIDSVALGMLHIGLGRLSADGRRAAVVDPRDLLGPPDIVREGTGQDLPRYATREAAVAGCARTLAGED